A window of Longispora fulva contains these coding sequences:
- a CDS encoding LysM peptidoglycan-binding domain-containing protein gives MDTLKSGDSLGVEQKLTSNNGKHALRLQGDGNLVLYTDADVAWSSGTEGKNAVRAELQGDGNFVLYTSDNTAVWATGTSGSDTTLTLRNDRELVLSGGDGTVLWTSNTSNGEPLEEPSAAPAPAAPAAAAARTYTVQSGDTLWGIAEQFYGDGNRYMEIANANGISNPDLINPGQVLTIP, from the coding sequence ATGGACACCTTGAAGTCCGGAGACAGTCTCGGCGTCGAGCAGAAGCTCACCTCCAACAACGGCAAGCACGCGCTGCGGTTGCAGGGCGACGGCAACCTGGTGCTCTACACCGACGCCGACGTGGCCTGGTCGTCCGGCACCGAGGGCAAGAACGCGGTGCGGGCCGAGTTGCAGGGCGACGGCAACTTCGTGCTCTACACCTCGGACAACACCGCGGTGTGGGCGACCGGCACGTCCGGCTCGGACACGACGCTGACCCTGCGCAACGACCGCGAGCTGGTCCTGTCCGGCGGCGACGGCACCGTGCTGTGGACGTCGAACACGTCCAACGGGGAGCCCCTGGAGGAGCCGTCCGCCGCGCCAGCGCCCGCTGCGCCCGCCGCCGCGGCGGCCCGGACGTACACCGTGCAGTCCGGCGACACGCTGTGGGGCATCGCCGAGCAGTTCTACGGCGACGGCAACCGCTACATGGAGATCGCCAACGCCAACGGCATCTCCAACCCCGACCTGATCAACCCCGGCCAGGTCCTGACCATCCCGTAG
- a CDS encoding nucleotidyltransferase domain-containing protein: MLVDDLTSALSGHPGALGLWLAGSRGRGDHDRYSDVDLWLVVDDVGAFVADWPALCDTVTPTVLREQVGGAPVFTHVTPDWLRFDLSVSPVADVPGRSRVGLVPLLDRAGLHTQLAGPLPPPDVDADRAVAVTKEFLRVVGLLPMVLFRGDRVLAASGATLVRRLLNDLMDLSVPAVDPGGATRRYAALSAGHRAVLETLPAIEATGESVLAVHRACGAAFVPLARELCGDRFPEELHTALVAHLRREGCDVLG, encoded by the coding sequence GTGTTGGTCGATGATCTGACCTCGGCGCTGTCCGGGCACCCGGGGGCCCTCGGGCTGTGGCTCGCCGGGAGCCGGGGGCGTGGCGACCACGACCGGTACAGCGATGTGGACCTGTGGCTCGTCGTCGACGACGTCGGGGCGTTCGTGGCCGACTGGCCCGCACTGTGTGACACGGTGACCCCGACGGTGCTGCGCGAACAGGTCGGCGGCGCGCCGGTGTTCACCCACGTCACGCCCGACTGGCTGCGGTTCGACCTGTCCGTGAGCCCGGTCGCCGACGTGCCCGGCCGGTCGCGGGTGGGGCTGGTGCCGTTACTCGACCGGGCCGGGTTGCACACCCAACTGGCCGGGCCCCTGCCGCCGCCGGACGTGGACGCCGACCGGGCCGTGGCCGTGACGAAGGAGTTCCTCCGGGTCGTGGGGCTGCTGCCGATGGTGCTCTTCCGGGGCGACCGGGTGCTGGCGGCGTCCGGGGCGACTCTCGTGCGCCGGTTGCTCAACGACCTGATGGACCTGTCCGTGCCGGCCGTCGATCCCGGCGGGGCGACTCGGCGCTACGCGGCGCTGTCGGCCGGGCACCGGGCCGTGCTGGAGACGTTGCCGGCCATCGAGGCGACCGGCGAGTCGGTGCTGGCCGTGCACCGGGCATGCGGGGCGGCATTCGTGCCGCTGGCGCGGGAACTGTGCGGGGACCGGTTTCCGGAGGAGTTGCACACGGCACTGGTGGCGCATCTGCGGCGGGAGGGGTGCGACGTCCTGGGGTGA
- a CDS encoding superoxide dismutase yields MSIYTLPDLPYDYSALEPAMSGQILELHHGKHHAAYVAGSNATLDALAEARDKGNYAGIVGLEKTLAFNVSGHVLHSIFWENLSPEGGDRPEGELAAAIDEYFGSFEALQAQLSNATKLVQGSGWGVLGYEPLSGRLQVTQVYDHHGNVGVGTTPVLVFDAWEHAYYLQYKNVRPDYVDQLWNLVNWSDVSARFDAARGAK; encoded by the coding sequence ATGAGCATCTACACCCTGCCCGACCTGCCGTATGACTACTCCGCTCTGGAACCGGCCATGAGTGGCCAGATCCTCGAGCTGCACCACGGTAAGCACCACGCGGCGTACGTGGCCGGCTCCAACGCCACGCTCGACGCGCTCGCCGAGGCCCGCGACAAGGGCAACTACGCTGGCATCGTCGGCCTGGAGAAGACCCTGGCCTTCAACGTCTCCGGGCACGTCCTGCACTCGATCTTCTGGGAGAACCTGTCCCCGGAGGGTGGCGACCGTCCGGAGGGCGAGCTGGCCGCCGCGATCGACGAGTACTTCGGGTCGTTCGAGGCGCTGCAGGCGCAGCTGTCCAACGCGACCAAGCTGGTGCAGGGCTCGGGCTGGGGCGTGCTCGGCTACGAGCCGCTGTCCGGTCGCCTGCAGGTCACCCAGGTCTACGACCACCACGGCAACGTGGGCGTCGGCACCACCCCGGTGCTCGTGTTCGACGCGTGGGAGCACGCGTACTACCTGCAGTACAAGAACGTCCGCCCGGACTACGTCGACCAGCTGTGGAACCTCGTCAACTGGTCGGACGTGTCGGCCCGTTTCGACGCGGCGCGCGGCGCCAAGTAG
- a CDS encoding nitroreductase family protein produces the protein MEFREVLRRRRMVREYDPGRPLSPEVVERVLAHALRAPSAGFSQGWGFLALQDKADLDLFWEVSTFGKDSRSGRTAAASTLDEWLAGMSTAPLVVVAHSHKDAYLDRYARPDKGWTDRAEDRWPVPYWDIDAGMAALLMLLTAVDEGLGACLFGIQPENHDAYREAFGVPEGFVPVGAVSVGYAADKVTPERRASFAARRRPVEEVVHRGRWSAQLPADDEA, from the coding sequence ATGGAGTTTCGCGAGGTTCTGCGACGCCGCCGGATGGTCCGCGAGTACGACCCCGGCCGCCCCCTGTCCCCCGAGGTCGTCGAACGCGTCCTCGCCCACGCGCTGCGCGCCCCGTCCGCCGGGTTCTCCCAGGGCTGGGGGTTCCTGGCCCTGCAGGACAAGGCGGACCTGGACCTGTTCTGGGAGGTCAGCACGTTCGGGAAGGACAGCCGCAGCGGCCGGACGGCCGCGGCGAGCACCCTCGACGAGTGGCTGGCCGGGATGAGCACGGCGCCCCTGGTCGTCGTGGCGCACTCGCACAAGGACGCCTACCTCGACCGCTACGCCCGGCCGGACAAGGGCTGGACGGACCGGGCCGAGGACCGCTGGCCGGTGCCGTACTGGGACATCGACGCGGGCATGGCCGCCCTGTTGATGCTGCTCACGGCGGTCGACGAGGGGCTGGGCGCGTGCCTGTTCGGGATCCAGCCCGAAAACCACGACGCGTACCGGGAGGCCTTCGGCGTGCCGGAGGGTTTCGTGCCGGTCGGCGCGGTGTCGGTGGGCTACGCGGCAGACAAGGTCACTCCGGAGCGCCGGGCCTCGTTCGCCGCGCGCCGCCGGCCCGTCGAGGAGGTCGTGCACCGGGGGCGCTGGTCAGCGCAGCTACCGGCGGATGACGAGGCGTAG
- a CDS encoding DUF3052 family protein — MAGYSDTPLPKKLGIAPGLAVAVLGGTVPGVEADDTLDAGPYDVIVLFVTSRADLEGRLAQVRAAMTPAAGFWVAWPKKASKVPTDMTEDVVRAVALPTGLVDNKVCAIDAVWSGLRLVIRR; from the coding sequence ATGGCCGGCTACTCCGACACGCCCCTGCCGAAGAAACTGGGCATCGCCCCCGGACTGGCCGTGGCCGTCCTCGGCGGGACGGTGCCCGGCGTCGAGGCCGACGACACCCTCGACGCCGGCCCGTACGACGTGATCGTGCTGTTCGTGACCAGCCGCGCCGACCTCGAAGGCCGCCTGGCCCAGGTCAGGGCGGCGATGACCCCGGCGGCCGGCTTCTGGGTGGCGTGGCCGAAGAAGGCGTCGAAGGTGCCCACCGACATGACCGAGGACGTGGTCCGCGCCGTCGCGCTGCCCACCGGGCTGGTCGACAACAAGGTGTGCGCCATCGACGCCGTGTGGTCCGGGCTACGCCTCGTCATCCGCCGGTAG
- a CDS encoding alpha/beta fold hydrolase — translation MDITARSHEGTFPQLDGVEHRYVELPGLRMHVAEAGRGDPVLLLHGFPEHWWEWRHVIGGLARHHRVICPDLRGAGWTDAPPDGYSSGPLLADVTHLLDALGLDRVHLIAHDWSAIVGFQLCLGHPDRVRDYLVLGGPHPYVRFNVRLLSVMPKLWFQWVIATPGLGPRLLGRGRQRLARHLLTGYAATPDAFTEADIALFLAPLRDPARARAAGKLYRGLILPEARRFMSGAYRDTRLSTRTRILAGAADPVADQATTALLMAGYEDYTDDLTIEFVGGAGHFLADDRPDVVVAKALELFATP, via the coding sequence ATGGACATCACAGCGCGCTCCCACGAGGGGACCTTCCCCCAGCTCGACGGCGTCGAGCACCGCTACGTAGAACTTCCCGGGCTGCGCATGCACGTGGCCGAGGCCGGCCGGGGCGACCCGGTCCTCCTCCTGCACGGCTTCCCCGAACACTGGTGGGAATGGCGGCACGTCATCGGCGGCCTCGCCCGCCACCACCGGGTGATCTGCCCCGACCTGCGCGGCGCCGGCTGGACGGACGCCCCGCCCGACGGCTACTCCAGCGGCCCGCTGCTGGCCGACGTCACGCACCTGCTCGACGCCCTCGGCCTGGACCGGGTGCACCTGATCGCCCACGACTGGAGCGCGATCGTCGGCTTCCAGCTCTGCCTGGGGCACCCCGACCGGGTCCGGGACTACCTCGTGCTCGGCGGCCCGCACCCGTACGTGCGGTTCAACGTCCGACTCCTGTCGGTCATGCCGAAGCTGTGGTTCCAGTGGGTGATCGCCACCCCGGGCCTCGGCCCCCGGCTGCTCGGCCGGGGCCGCCAGCGCCTGGCCCGGCACCTGCTGACCGGCTACGCCGCCACCCCCGACGCGTTCACCGAGGCGGACATCGCCCTGTTCCTCGCCCCGCTGCGCGACCCGGCCAGGGCCCGGGCGGCGGGGAAGCTCTACCGTGGCCTCATCCTGCCCGAGGCCCGCCGGTTCATGTCCGGGGCGTACCGCGACACCCGGCTGAGCACCCGGACCCGGATCCTGGCCGGCGCGGCGGACCCGGTCGCCGACCAGGCCACGACCGCCCTGCTGATGGCCGGGTACGAGGACTACACCGACGACCTGACCATCGAGTTCGTCGGCGGCGCCGGGCACTTCCTCGCCGACGACCGGCCGGACGTCGTGGTCGCCAAGGCCCTGGAGCTGTTCGCCACACCGTAG
- a CDS encoding TetR/AcrR family transcriptional regulator: MTSTRTRALDAAIDLVGTEGLRALTHARVDERAGLPKGSTSNHFRTRAALLSGTVDAIAARETADLGSPYSPETAADLVEMLCGVIEYATTVNRTTTTARLVLFMEASHDATIREAVSRGRVMMEAWAVPVLARLGAQDPPTAAAALMACGEGLILHRIARHDTSDPRPPLDLVVRAALD; this comes from the coding sequence ATGACGTCCACGAGAACCCGAGCGCTCGACGCCGCGATCGACCTGGTCGGGACCGAGGGCCTGCGCGCGCTCACCCACGCCCGGGTCGACGAGCGGGCCGGCCTGCCGAAGGGGTCCACCTCCAACCACTTCCGCACCCGTGCGGCCCTGCTGTCGGGCACCGTCGACGCGATCGCCGCCCGGGAGACCGCCGACCTCGGGAGCCCGTACTCGCCGGAGACCGCCGCCGACCTCGTGGAGATGCTCTGCGGCGTCATCGAGTACGCGACCACGGTCAACCGGACCACCACCACCGCCCGCCTCGTGCTGTTCATGGAGGCCAGCCACGACGCCACGATCCGCGAGGCCGTGTCGCGGGGCCGGGTGATGATGGAGGCCTGGGCCGTGCCGGTCCTGGCCCGGCTCGGCGCGCAGGACCCCCCGACGGCCGCCGCGGCGCTCATGGCCTGCGGCGAGGGGCTGATCCTGCACCGGATCGCCCGGCACGACACGTCCGACCCGCGCCCGCCCCTGGACCTGGTGGTGCGGGCCGCGCTCGACTGA